From the genome of Pseudomonas sp. WJP1:
GAGGCCGCGCCATCTTTGCTGCCGAAGTCGATCGCCGCCGAGCCGCTGAGCATTGAGTCCGGCCCGTAGAGCGACAGGCCCATCATGAACAGCAGGCCGACCACGATGTAGAGGCTGCCGCTTTGCATGGCCGGAACGAACAGCGCAAGGCAAACGGTGAGAACCACCAGGCTCAGGACACAGACGGGAATGCGACGGGCGCCGAAGTACTTGTCCGAGGCGATACCGATGAGGATCGGACCGATCAGGCCAGCCAGCTCAAACGAGGTGGGGACGATGGCGGAGGCTACCTTGCCGATTTCGGGCATGCGTTCGTAGATGATCACCGGCCCCCACAGCAGGATGGCGTAGCGCGCCGGCTTGAGCATGAAGTAGGCGAGGCCCAGCACCAGTACGGTTCGATTTTTCATCACCGTGCGCAAGCCGGCCCACATGCTTTCGCGCGGCACCACGACATTGCTGACGGGTTCGATTTCGATCTCGACAGGCGGCAGGCCGACGTCTTCTGGCTTGTTGCGTTGCAGGAAGAAGAACAACACCGCCACCACCAGTACCACCACGGCACTGCTGATGAACGCGAGGCGCCAGTCGTGGTAGTGGTTGTAGGCCCACCACCCGGCAAACGGGGTGGCGACCAGGCCACCGAAGGCGTAGGAGGTGCTCCACAAACCCAGTACACGGCCACGTTCGCCCGTGCTGAAGAAACTGCCGACGTTCTTGCACAGCCCCGACCAGCCGGTGGACTGGGCAAGGCCCTGGACCAGCATGCAGGAGGCGAAAATCGGCAGGGTGGCGTAGGTACCCATGAGCAACGCGGCCAACGCCGAGATGACCAGCCCGCTCAAGACCACGACCCTGGGGCCGAAGCGATCGGAGAAGTTACCCCACAGGAACTGCCCCACGGCATACGCCGTCAGGTAGAGGGCGTCGAGATTGGCCATCATGGCTTTTTCGAGCATGAAGTCCGGGTCTTCACCAATGCCCAGTTTCGCGACGGAAAACGCCTTGCGGGTGAAGTAGAAGGCGGCATACGCCACCCAGGTAATCAGGAAAACTTGCACGCGCCAACGCTGGAGCGATTTCCAGCCGGTTGCGAGAGGACTTGTAGCGTTCTTGTTCATGGTGTTCTGATCCCGTATGTGGTGCCAGACAGCGCAAAGTAATGGGTTTTGTTTTTGTTTTCGGTACAGAAAGTCAGTCCACGCACACGACATCGATGAGGCGGCCGTGAGGTGGCATCCAGCTTTAAGCATTAACTTGACGCGGTCGCTGACACTTGCCCGGCTGTGCCTGGCGCTCGGTCAGCGAGTCCATGTTGAAAAAAAGATCCCTGTCCAAAGGTGCTACCCATTGCACCTGTGCTCGAATGACAAAGACCTTTAAAGGACGATCAGCCTGCCGGCAGATGCATGTCGACGTTCATCGCCACAAGACTGTCGGCGATGGCGCGCAGCAATTGATGGACGATGTATTCGTCGATCTGGCCGATGCAGCCGATACGGAAACTGTCGGCAACGGTGAGTTTGCCGGGGTAGATGATGAATTGGCGGGCCTTGAGTTCATCGTAGAAACGCTTGAACTCGAAGTTCGGATGTTCCGGGCTGAAGAACGTGGTGATGATCGGCGACAGCCAACGGTCCTCGAGCAACGTCTTGAAGCCAAGCTTGCGCATGCCCGCGACCAGCACATCGCGATTGCGCGTGTAGCGCGCCAGACGACCATGCACGCCACCTTCGGCAGAGTGTTGCTCCAGGGCTTTATGGAACGCCACGACACTGTGGGTCGGCGGGGTGAAGCGCCATTGGCCGGTGCGCTCCATGTACACCCACTGCTCGTAAAGGTCCAGGCTCAGTGAGTTGGCGCGGCCTTTGGCGGCCTCCAGCACGGAGCGGCGGATGATGACGAAACCGAACCCCGGGATACCCTCGATGCATTTGTTGGCAGAGGACACCACCACGTCGAACGCTATGTCATTGACCGTCAAAGGCACGGCGCCGAAGGAGCTCATGGCATCGATGATCAGGCTCTTGCCATGCGCCTTCACCACATCGGCGATTTCGCGCAGCGGGTTGAGAATGCCGGAGCTGGTTTCGCAATGGACGATGAAGACGTTGGTGACGTCCGGATTGTCCCTGAGCAGGGCGTCGACTTCCTCGGGCTGCGGTGGCAGGTAATCGCCTTTGTCCAGGGTGATGAAGGCGCGACCGAGGTATTCCAGGGTCTTGGTGGCGCGTTGGCCGTAGGCGCCATTCATCAGCACCAGTGCCTTACCGTCACGCGGGATGGCCGTGGCCAGGGCCGCTTCCACCGAGTAGCTGCCGCTGCCTTGCAACGGCACGCAGGCGAAGCTGTCATCCGTTACGCCGGCCATGCCCAGCAGGTTCTGGCGAACCTCGGCGGTGACTTGATTGAAGGCAACGTCCCATGACCCCCAGTCGCGCAGCATGGCTTCCTTGGTGGCCCTGGAAGTGGTCAATGGCCCTGGGGTCAGCAGGTAGGGTTCACCCAAGGCGGGGGTAGCCAGTGCCTGCGGGGTCGGAAATTCAGCTTTGGTCATGATCTTCTCCGGCGGTGTTGTTTTTGTGGGGGAGTGATGCATGGAGTGATCAAAACATCTGCGCAAAAATAACTGAAATCGATTTATCACATGTCACAAACAAGCTGAGCTTATAAGTTGAAACGGGTCGCGTTGATTGATATCGGCGCGATTTGGACGGTTGAAACTCAGAAGCCCCGCCTGGCAAGCGCCAGGCGGGGTTGATCATCAAGCCAGTATCGAAGACTTGGCGTTTCGCTAAGCCTTGTCCGACTTGCCAGCCGCCGCGGCGAATTTCGCCAGGCGCACATCCAGTCGACGGGGGCGCAGGTTGTGGTCCTCGGCATGCTCCTTGCGCCGGATGGCGTTGCGCACCATCAGCGAACCCAGGTAGCGGATCGGTTCTGGCGGGAAGTGACCGAGGGGGCCTTGTACCAGTGGCGAGCGTGTCCAGGGGTTGTCCACCCCCAGCACCAACGACGAGAGGATTTGCCCGCCCATGTGACAGGGACCGACCCCGCTGCCGGAATAGCCGAAGCCATAAAACACGTTGCCGCTGGCGCCCATGCGGCCGAAGAACGGCAGCCCGGTGACGGAGCGATCTGACGGGCCGTTCCAGGTGGCGGCAATGCCGACATCGGCAAAGTCCGGAAAGAACTCGCTCAGGGTATTGCGCAACAACCCTTTGTACGGCGAAGGCTGGTCAAACACCGGCAGGATGCGCCCGCCATACGCGAAGGTATTGCCGCCTTTGCCGAGCATGATCCGGCCGTCCGGGGTGTTGTGGTAGTAGTGCACGAAGATGCGCGAATCGAGCACGGTGACCCCGCTGGTCAGGCCGATTTTTTCGAGCAGGTCGGGACGTGGCTCGGTGATGATCATGTCGCTGGAGACAATCGCCACCGAGCGCGAAAACTCCGGGAAAGCACGGGCCATCCAGGCGTTGATGGCCAGGACCACGCGCTTTGCGACGACGCGCCCGCCCGGCGTCTTGACGGTAGCCGGCGTCCCGTGTTCGAGGCCGGTCATCGGCGAACCTTCGTGGATTCGCACACCCAGTTCGAGCGCCACCCGGCGCAGGCCGCGCACCAGCTTGCCCGGTTGCACACTGGCCGCCGCTGGGGAGAACCAGCCTTCAACGTGCCGGGTTGAACCCGACATCCGTTGCACCTCAGGGAGCGCGTGTTTGCTGAAGGAGTTGATGCCATGGCGCTCCAGCGCCGCGATCACCCCGTCCGTCGAGCCGACCTGGGCGCGGTTGGTCGCGGTGTAGAGCGTGCCATCGAGACGGTAATCGGCGTCCACCGCGTATTTTTTGCAAAAGTCGCCGATGGCGTAAATGCTCTGTTCCGACTCCTTGACCAGGCGCACTGCCTCCTCGACGCCGAACAAGCGCTCCAGGGTGAAGAACTTGGCCGACCAGGACAGCGCACAGCCGCCATTGCGCCCACTGGCACCGGCGCCGCAGATATCTGCTTCGACGATGACAACGTCCAGCTCGGGGTTCTGTTCCTTGAGCATGATGGCGGTCCACAAACCGGTGTAGCCGCCGCCGACGATGCAGACGTCGGCGTGGGTGTCCTGGCGCAATGGCGGGCAGGGCGTGTCGGATTGGCTTTTCAGGGCCTGGTCGAGCCAGTAGGGGCGCATGGGGTGTCTCCGTCAGGGGATCGGGGGTAGGGCGGGGGGATTGAGGAAGCGATCAGCCGCACGCGGCGACCACGATCATTTCCACGCGCCAACCGGGGTCGATCAGGTTGGCCAGGGTACAAGCGCGTGCGGGGGCATGGCCTTCGGGGAAAAATTCGTCCCAGACCCTGTTCAGCCCTTCGTAGTCCTCGCGATGGGCCAGCAGGATGCGCACCGACAGCACCCGGCTGCGGTGGCTGCCGGCACTGAGCAACAGCTGCTCGATGGCGCAAAGAACCTCGTGGGTCTGTGCCTCGATACCGCCACTGAGGTCCGAGGCAACCTGGCCCCCGATGTAGAGGACGTTGTCATGCCGGACCATGTCCGAACGGCGTTTTACCGTGGCGAAACGTTCGATTTCCATTAGGCATTCCTGATTGATCAGCGCTGCGGGTCAGCGGCTAAAGCATTTGCGAAATCCATCCTTGCAGTTCATTGTTCATAAATAAAATCGATTTATCGTATGCGTGAATAAGTTGAAACTATAGGAAGGCCACCCATGACCATCTCCCATACCCAGCTCAAGGCTTTCCACGCCGTGGCCACCCATGGCAGTTTCACCCGCGCGGCCGAGCAGCTGTGCCTGTCGCAGCCGGCGGTGTCCGACCAGGTGCGCAAGCTCGAGGATTACTACGGTGTGATGGTGTTCTACCGTGACAAACGCCTGGTGCGCCTGACGGAAGTGGGCGAGCGCTTGTTCGGCCTGACCCAGCGCCTGTTCGATATCAGTGTCGATGCCCACGACATGCTGATGGACTACCGCACCCTGTCGACGGGTACCCTCAACCTGGCCGTGGACGCGCCGGTGCATGTACTGCCCTATGTCGCGCGCTTCTGTGCGCGATACCCGGGGGTGGATGTGAAAGTTGAAACGGCCAATACCGATGAGGTGCTGCAGCGGTTGTTCGGCCACCAGGCCGACATCGCCCTGCTGGGGCGCAATATCGAAGATGAGCGGCTGCTCAAGCTGCCGTTGCGCAGTGATCCGATGCTCGCCTTCGTCGCCCACGACCATCCCTGGGCACAACGAACATCCATCTGTCTCGCCGACCTGGACAACACGCCCCTGGTGTTGCGCGAGCAGGGCTCTGTGACGCGGCTATCCCTGGAAGAGGCGATGGCGGCGGCGGGCTTGCGCATTCGCAAGGCCATCGAGGTGGAAGGGCGTGAAGCGGCGCGCGAGGCCGTGGCCATCGGCATGGGTGTGGGCGTCGTCTCGGCGGCCGAGCTCGGTTCGGATTCGCGCATTCGCGGATTGCCGATCGTCGATTGCCAGCATCGCTTCACCGAGACCCTGGTTTGCCTTCGGGCACAGAGTTCCCGGCGCATCCTGACGACCTTCTTTGACATTGTCAGGGAGGTGGCAGGGGAGTGATGTTCATGAGTACTTGAACTCTTCAGTGGACGCGTTCCAGCACTGACCGCACCTGGGGTATTAGCTGTACAAAATAATAATTTGGTATAGCTTTTAGAGGCGTCCCTTGAGTCTTGTCGAGGCCTTTGCACCTTTATGAAGACAGACCGCTTTATCCGCCACGTTGTCTGTCTTGTTCTGATGCTCCAGAGTCCAGGACTCTTTGCTGATTGGCGCGAGGCCCTGCCCGATGCGCGTCGGATGGGGGGCGGGGAGATGCGCGTATTCGGTTTCTCCATCTATAGCGCGCAACTGTGGAGCCCGCGCCTGCTTGCCGGTAATCCGCCAGGCGCGGATGTGCCTTTTGCGCTGGAGCTGACCTACCGTCGCTCGATCAGTCGCGAGGATCTGGTCGAGGCCAGCATCAAGGAAATGCGGCGCCTGTCGCCCACCCCGCCGAATTCGCAATTGATGGCCCGTTGGGAGCGGGAGATGCACAAGGCGTTTGTCGATGTGCGCGCCGGTGACCGCATCACAGGCGTCTATTTGCCCGGAGAGGGCGCACGTTTTTACGTCGCAGAGACTCTGCAGCATGTGGTGAGGGACAGTGCGTTCGCCGAAGCCTTTTTCGCCATCTGGCTTGACCCCCGAACCCGCGACCCGCAGCTACGCGCCCAATTGCTGGGCGCCCCGAACCCCTGAAACCGTTGAGGAAATGCCCATGCTGAGGATATGGCTACTGTTGCTGTGCATCGGCCTTGCAAGTTGCAGTCGGGTGGATGTGCAGACCTACAGCCAGGAATCGCCCAAGCTTGATTTGCGCGAATTTTTCGAGGGGCGGGTTGAAGCCTGGGGTATGTTTCAAAAGCGCTCTGGCGAGGTCACCAAACGCTTCCACGTAGAGGTCATTGGCCACTCCGAAGGTAACCGGCTGATCCTCGACGAGTCATTTACGTACAGCGACGGTACTCGGCAAAAACGGGTGTGGACGTTAACCCCGGCCGGACCTGGCCAATGGCGTGGAACCGCTGGCGACGTGGTGGGCGAGGCGCGTGGTGAGGTGGCAGGTAATACATTGCGCTGGCGCTATGTGCTGAGGTTGCCGGTGGATGGCAAGGAGTATGAGGTTCATCTGGACGACTGGATGTACTTGATGGACAAGAACACCCTGATCAATCGCTCGTTCATGACCAAGTTCAACGTGGAGGTTGGCCAGATCACCTTGTTCTTTCGCAAGCAGCCGTGAGTCAACGAGCAGGCTGTCTGGCCATCCAGTGCAATGCCGGCATCAACATCGCCCAAATCAATGCGAGTATCAGAACGCTGGGCCAGACACCCAGCGGCAGGCCTACGTCTGCCAGACTGGCCCCGCCCCAGTAAGAGAGAGGCCCGCCAGCAGCCCCCAGTAGGCTACCCAGCCACCAGGGACGCCTTGTCCAGCTCAGGCTGTGACGCAACGTGCTGGCGAACAGTGGCCAGAGTATTGCCAACCAGAGCGGCAGAACGAGCGTGGCACCGGGAAACTGCAATACCCCGAAGTGCAATAGCGCACTGTCCAGAACCCAGCCGCAGGCGGACACCTTGAACAGACAACGCCACTCCTCAGGGGTGTTGGAAATCCACAGCAGGTGTATGGCCAGGCAGGTCATTGCAATCAGCAACAGCCACGGCCGTTGCGCCCCCAGCACGCAGGCGAACCAGCCGATCTGGAACAGTCCTGCGTTGAGCAACAACCGGCCTCGCACGCTCACGCCTCCAGGCCGAACGGCTGCGGCCGTGCCCCGGGTTTGGCGAGTAGAAGGTGCGCGGTGCCGATGCTTCGTTCCAGAAAGCCGCCCTCGCAGTAGCACAGGTAAAATTCCCACAGGCGGAAAAACGCCTGGTCGTAGCCTAACGCTTCCAGGTTGTGCCGGCTGCGCCTCAGGTTGTCGTGCCACAGGCGAAGCGTGCGTGCGTAATGCAGGCCGAAATCTTCCATGTGATGAAGGTTCAGGTCGGTGTCGCGACTGATGGTGTGCAGCAGGGCGCTCACCGAAGGCAAGGCGCCACCCGGGAAGATGTAGCGCTGGATGAAGTCGACGGTTTTTTTCGCCTGCTCGTAGCGTTGGTCCCGAATGGTGATGACCTGCAAAAGCATGAGCCCGTGGTCCTTGAGCAGGTGGGCGCACTGTTTGAAGTAAGTGGGCAGGAAGCGGTGGCCGACGGCCTCGACCATCTCGATCGACACCAGCTTGTCGTATTTGCCCGTCAGGTCACGATAGTCCTGCAACAGCAGGGTGATGCGATCTTCCAGGGACTGCTCTTCGATCAG
Proteins encoded in this window:
- a CDS encoding MFS transporter, which produces MNKNATSPLATGWKSLQRWRVQVFLITWVAYAAFYFTRKAFSVAKLGIGEDPDFMLEKAMMANLDALYLTAYAVGQFLWGNFSDRFGPRVVVLSGLVISALAALLMGTYATLPIFASCMLVQGLAQSTGWSGLCKNVGSFFSTGERGRVLGLWSTSYAFGGLVATPFAGWWAYNHYHDWRLAFISSAVVVLVVAVLFFFLQRNKPEDVGLPPVEIEIEPVSNVVVPRESMWAGLRTVMKNRTVLVLGLAYFMLKPARYAILLWGPVIIYERMPEIGKVASAIVPTSFELAGLIGPILIGIASDKYFGARRIPVCVLSLVVLTVCLALFVPAMQSGSLYIVVGLLFMMGLSLYGPDSMLSGSAAIDFGSKDGAASAAGFVNGCGSVGAVLGGLLPGYFDTITVFLVFTGAALLASLMLVPFWNSRPKTVENTVLASTPVQPVILGTNS
- a CDS encoding 2-aminoethylphosphonate--pyruvate transaminase codes for the protein MTKAEFPTPQALATPALGEPYLLTPGPLTTSRATKEAMLRDWGSWDVAFNQVTAEVRQNLLGMAGVTDDSFACVPLQGSGSYSVEAALATAIPRDGKALVLMNGAYGQRATKTLEYLGRAFITLDKGDYLPPQPEEVDALLRDNPDVTNVFIVHCETSSGILNPLREIADVVKAHGKSLIIDAMSSFGAVPLTVNDIAFDVVVSSANKCIEGIPGFGFVIIRRSVLEAAKGRANSLSLDLYEQWVYMERTGQWRFTPPTHSVVAFHKALEQHSAEGGVHGRLARYTRNRDVLVAGMRKLGFKTLLEDRWLSPIITTFFSPEHPNFEFKRFYDELKARQFIIYPGKLTVADSFRIGCIGQIDEYIVHQLLRAIADSLVAMNVDMHLPAG
- a CDS encoding FAD-dependent oxidoreductase, with the protein product MRPYWLDQALKSQSDTPCPPLRQDTHADVCIVGGGYTGLWTAIMLKEQNPELDVVIVEADICGAGASGRNGGCALSWSAKFFTLERLFGVEEAVRLVKESEQSIYAIGDFCKKYAVDADYRLDGTLYTATNRAQVGSTDGVIAALERHGINSFSKHALPEVQRMSGSTRHVEGWFSPAAASVQPGKLVRGLRRVALELGVRIHEGSPMTGLEHGTPATVKTPGGRVVAKRVVLAINAWMARAFPEFSRSVAIVSSDMIITEPRPDLLEKIGLTSGVTVLDSRIFVHYYHNTPDGRIMLGKGGNTFAYGGRILPVFDQPSPYKGLLRNTLSEFFPDFADVGIAATWNGPSDRSVTGLPFFGRMGASGNVFYGFGYSGSGVGPCHMGGQILSSLVLGVDNPWTRSPLVQGPLGHFPPEPIRYLGSLMVRNAIRRKEHAEDHNLRPRRLDVRLAKFAAAAGKSDKA
- a CDS encoding RidA family protein, which translates into the protein MEIERFATVKRRSDMVRHDNVLYIGGQVASDLSGGIEAQTHEVLCAIEQLLLSAGSHRSRVLSVRILLAHREDYEGLNRVWDEFFPEGHAPARACTLANLIDPGWRVEMIVVAACG
- a CDS encoding LysR substrate-binding domain-containing protein, with the protein product MTISHTQLKAFHAVATHGSFTRAAEQLCLSQPAVSDQVRKLEDYYGVMVFYRDKRLVRLTEVGERLFGLTQRLFDISVDAHDMLMDYRTLSTGTLNLAVDAPVHVLPYVARFCARYPGVDVKVETANTDEVLQRLFGHQADIALLGRNIEDERLLKLPLRSDPMLAFVAHDHPWAQRTSICLADLDNTPLVLREQGSVTRLSLEEAMAAAGLRIRKAIEVEGREAAREAVAIGMGVGVVSAAELGSDSRIRGLPIVDCQHRFTETLVCLRAQSSRRILTTFFDIVREVAGE
- a CDS encoding chalcone isomerase family protein, whose amino-acid sequence is MKTDRFIRHVVCLVLMLQSPGLFADWREALPDARRMGGGEMRVFGFSIYSAQLWSPRLLAGNPPGADVPFALELTYRRSISREDLVEASIKEMRRLSPTPPNSQLMARWEREMHKAFVDVRAGDRITGVYLPGEGARFYVAETLQHVVRDSAFAEAFFAIWLDPRTRDPQLRAQLLGAPNP
- a CDS encoding DUF3833 domain-containing protein, translating into MLRIWLLLLCIGLASCSRVDVQTYSQESPKLDLREFFEGRVEAWGMFQKRSGEVTKRFHVEVIGHSEGNRLILDESFTYSDGTRQKRVWTLTPAGPGQWRGTAGDVVGEARGEVAGNTLRWRYVLRLPVDGKEYEVHLDDWMYLMDKNTLINRSFMTKFNVEVGQITLFFRKQP
- a CDS encoding DUF2878 domain-containing protein; this encodes MRGRLLLNAGLFQIGWFACVLGAQRPWLLLIAMTCLAIHLLWISNTPEEWRCLFKVSACGWVLDSALLHFGVLQFPGATLVLPLWLAILWPLFASTLRHSLSWTRRPWWLGSLLGAAGGPLSYWGGASLADVGLPLGVWPSVLILALIWAMLMPALHWMARQPAR